In a genomic window of Brassica rapa cultivar Chiifu-401-42 chromosome A10, CAAS_Brap_v3.01, whole genome shotgun sequence:
- the LOC103845149 gene encoding uncharacterized protein LOC103845149, which translates to MCLLCLCDEEETELGRQQAPGSCPYCGGKVQMLDVERKWMFCFVPLCFKIKRKYLCSSCDRRLVLYH; encoded by the coding sequence ATGTGTCTGCTGTGTTTATGCGATGAAGAAGAGACAGAGTTAGGGAGACAACAAGCACCTGGATCATGTCCGTATTGTGGAGGTAAAGTGCAGATGCTTGATGTCGAAAGAAAATGGATGTTTTGTTTCGTTCCTCTTTGTTTCAAGATCAAGAGGAAGTATCTTTGTTCTTCTTGCGATCGTCGTCTCGTTTtgtatcattaa